One window of the Coregonus clupeaformis isolate EN_2021a unplaced genomic scaffold, ASM2061545v1 scaf2859, whole genome shotgun sequence genome contains the following:
- the LOC121540827 gene encoding E3 ubiquitin/ISG15 ligase TRIM25-like, translated as MADNLELFCCSICLDLLKDPVTTACGHSYCMGCIKESWDQDDLKGVYSCPQCRQTFTPRPVLNRSTVLAEVVDKLKKTGLQAAPPPALCYAGPGDVACDFCTGTRKQKALMSCLACLASCCETHLQPHYEFPGFKKHKLVKATAQLQEKICSDHDKLLEVYCRTDQQCICYLCTMDEHKGHDTVSAAAERTEKQRQLGMSQQKVQQRFQEREKELKELQQAVESLKVSIVDERRHTISLLSS; from the exons ATGGCTGACAATCTAGAACTGTTCTGTTGCTCcatctgtctggatctactgaaggatccggtgactactgcctgtggacacagctactgtatgggctgtattaaagaaagctgggatcaggatgatctgaaaggTGTCTACAGCTGTCCACAGTGCAGACAGACCTTTACCCCAAGGCCTGTTCTGAACAGAAGCACTGTGTTGGCTGAAGTGGTAGacaaactgaagaagacaggactccaggctgctccccctcctgctctgtgctatgctggacctggagatgtggcgtgtgatttctgcactgggaccagaaagcagaaagccctcatgtcctgtctggcaTGTCTGGCCTCTtgctgtgagactcacctccaacctcactatgaatttcctggtttcaagaagcacaagctggtcaaagccaccgcacaactacaggagaagatctgctctgatcatgacaaactgctggaggtttactgtcgtaccgatcagcagtgtatctgttatctgtgtacaatggatgaacataaaggccatgatacagtgtcagctgcagcagagaggactgagaaacag aggcagctggggatgagtcagcagaaggtccagcagagattccaggagagagagaaggagctgaaggagctccaacaggctgtggagtctctcaaggtgagtattgttgacgAGAGGAGACACACAATTTCACTTCTCTCttcca